Proteins found in one Zea mays cultivar B73 chromosome 1, Zm-B73-REFERENCE-NAM-5.0, whole genome shotgun sequence genomic segment:
- the LOC100276515 gene encoding uncharacterized protein LOC100276515 has translation MCGGCRRRQCGPDGTPDGGRRGCGTVIAVLALAAAAAVAFLESAAGGISYAGDGWLHECAKWDAEGGRFLASTFFGGGVAEVRAGEGEAEERVVVADPVAAGRVALGLAVDAPRRRLLLVYADRPPRLGYAALGAYDLGSWRRLFLTRLDVPGESTFPDDVAADEEGNAYVTDAKGSKIWKVGPDGALLGVIKNATFVQRPGLRHNLVGLNGIVYHPNGYLLVVHTSGGDFFKVDPKTETVRVVKVRGSLRRGDGLELLSPTRLVVAGLPNRLVESSDDWETASVTGQYVGPVHRIGSSATVKDGDVYVNHIVGFGLGRKKTHVLARAVFSPLAVTS, from the exons ATGTGCGGTGGGTGCCGCCGCCGCCAATGTGGCCCCGACGGGACGCCCGACGGCGGCCGCCGGGGCTGCGGAACCGTGATCGCCGTGCTGGCCCTGGCGGCCGCCGCGGCGGTCGCGTTCCTGGAGAGCGCGGCCGGCGGGATCTCCTACGCGGGGGACGGGTGGCTGCACGAGTGCGCCAAGTGGGACGCCGAGGGCGGCAGGTTCCTGGCGTCCACCTTCTTCGGCGGCGGCGTGGCGGAGGTGCGCGCCGGCGAGGGCGAGGCCGAGGAGCGGGTGGTCGTGGCCGACCCCGTCGCGGCCGGCCGGGTCGCGCTGGGGCTCGCGGTCGACGCGCCCAGGCGGCGCCTGCTCCTGGTCTACGCCGACCGGCCGCCGCGCCTCGGCTACGCCGCGCTGGGCGCCTACGACCTCGGATCGTGGCGCCGTCTCTTCCTCACGCGCCTCGACGTGCCAG GCGAGTCTACATTTCCCGACGacgtcgccgccgacgaggaaggCAACGCCTACGTGACCGACGCCAAGGGAAGCAAGATCTGGAAGGTCGGGCCGGACGGCGCGCTGCTCGGCGTCATCAAGAACGCCACGTTCGTGCAGCGGCCGGGCCTGCGCCACAACCTCGTCGGCCTCAATGGCATTGTCTACCACCCTAACGGCTACCTCCTCGTCGTCCACACCTCCGGCGGTGACTTCTTCAAGGTCGACCCGAAGACAGAGACCGTGCGCGTCGTCAAGGTGCGGGGGTCGCTGAGGCGAGGGGACGGCCTTGAGCTGCTCTCCCCGACGAGGCTGGTTGTCGCCGGCCTGCCGAACCGGCTGGTGGAGAGCTCCGACGACTGGGAGACGGCGAGTGTCACCGGGCAGTACGTCGGGCCGGTCCACCGGATCGGGTCGTCGGCTACGGTGAAGGACGGGGACGTGTACGTCAACCATATTGTCGGGTTCGGGCTCGGCAGGAAGAAGACGCACGTCCTTGCAAGGGCGGTGTTCTCGCCGTTGGCAGTGACGAGTTGA